From Persicobacter psychrovividus, one genomic window encodes:
- a CDS encoding ChaN family lipoprotein: MKKIFFFTKGISLALIFLLCTNQSLFAQKDNDAFQWFTAQGKKTSYKKLIKSLQSADVVLFGELHNDPIAHWQQNRVAHALQSPDYKLKLGFEMLERDQQLIVSEYQQQLISEKNFTDQARLWPNQPTDYQPLMRWARENKIELIATNIPRRYASLVYRKGLEGLESLSSEAKTLLAPLPIKVDTTQLQYRKMKQMMGQHGGYNIVYAQAVKDATMAYFIAQQLDKNTKFIHFHGSYHSDFHEGITTYLKALSPESKIITIATVKQGELKKLSEEHLNQADYVLVVADDMTNTHQ; this comes from the coding sequence ATGAAGAAAATATTTTTTTTCACCAAAGGCATTTCACTCGCCTTGATCTTCCTACTCTGTACAAACCAATCTTTATTTGCACAAAAAGACAATGACGCATTTCAGTGGTTCACTGCGCAGGGGAAAAAAACAAGCTATAAAAAATTGATCAAGTCCCTTCAGTCAGCCGATGTTGTGCTTTTCGGTGAACTCCATAATGACCCTATTGCTCATTGGCAACAAAACAGGGTGGCACACGCCCTGCAAAGCCCTGACTATAAGTTAAAATTGGGATTTGAAATGTTGGAGCGCGATCAGCAGTTGATCGTTTCGGAATATCAGCAACAACTTATTTCAGAAAAAAACTTTACTGATCAGGCACGCTTGTGGCCTAATCAGCCCACAGATTATCAGCCCTTAATGCGTTGGGCCCGAGAAAATAAAATCGAACTTATTGCCACCAACATTCCAAGGAGATATGCTTCGTTGGTCTATCGAAAGGGTTTGGAAGGACTGGAAAGCCTGTCTTCGGAGGCGAAAACACTCCTGGCCCCTCTACCGATCAAAGTTGATACAACACAGCTTCAGTATCGAAAAATGAAACAGATGATGGGGCAGCATGGTGGGTATAACATCGTTTATGCGCAGGCGGTAAAAGATGCGACAATGGCCTATTTTATAGCGCAACAGCTTGACAAAAACACGAAATTCATCCACTTCCACGGAAGTTATCATTCTGATTTTCACGAAGGCATAACCACCTACCTGAAAGCACTTTCTCCTGAATCAAAAATTATTACAATTGCGACAGTCAAACAGGGGGAATTAAAAAAATTGTCAGAGGAGCACTTAAACCAAGCAGATTATGTATTGGTGGTAGCTGATGACATGACCAATACCCACCAATAA
- the pncA gene encoding bifunctional nicotinamidase/pyrazinamidase, which yields MNALLLIDIQYDFLQGGALAVPNANEILPVLQKLFPKFNLIFASQDFHPADHRSFASQHQGKQIGEVINLDGLPQVLWPDHCVQGTAGVELHSDLPTDKFTAVVQKGQDVKVDSYSAFFDNGHRHATGLDQELKENGVTKLFVAGLATDYCVKFSVLDALKLGYEVVLIADAVRAVNLDAKDGERSIEEMKSKGASIILSELLINEKML from the coding sequence ATGAATGCATTATTATTAATTGATATTCAATACGACTTTCTGCAAGGCGGAGCTTTAGCCGTGCCGAATGCAAATGAGATATTGCCTGTGTTACAAAAATTGTTCCCAAAGTTTAACTTGATCTTCGCTTCTCAGGATTTTCACCCTGCTGATCATCGCAGTTTTGCCTCTCAGCACCAAGGGAAACAAATTGGTGAGGTCATCAATCTCGATGGTTTACCCCAAGTACTTTGGCCTGACCACTGCGTACAGGGTACCGCAGGGGTGGAATTGCATAGCGATTTGCCTACTGACAAGTTTACGGCAGTTGTTCAAAAAGGACAAGACGTAAAGGTGGATTCTTACAGTGCATTTTTTGATAACGGTCATCGGCACGCCACGGGGCTGGATCAGGAATTAAAGGAAAATGGGGTAACAAAGCTGTTTGTGGCGGGTCTGGCCACCGATTATTGTGTTAAGTTCTCTGTGCTTGATGCCCTAAAATTAGGGTATGAGGTCGTTTTGATAGCCGATGCCGTAAGGGCAGTAAATTTAGATGCAAAGGATGGCGAGCGTTCTATTGAGGAAATGAAAAGTAAAGGGGCATCAATAATCCTTTCTGAACTATTGATAAATGAGAAAATGCTTTAA
- a CDS encoding DUF1801 domain-containing protein, with amino-acid sequence MGSVHVDHWIAQRPAPQRQMFEELRYLIKSQSSDISEKISWSIPFFYFNGPLCYLKPDAEGGIAVSFMKGYLMDQTEFPLLEQQGRKQVRSILLQSVEEIASSNLEIYLQVAMSLNAEK; translated from the coding sequence ATGGGAAGTGTTCACGTAGATCACTGGATTGCACAAAGGCCTGCACCACAGCGGCAAATGTTTGAAGAGCTTCGGTATTTGATTAAAAGTCAATCGTCCGATATTTCTGAAAAAATCAGCTGGTCCATTCCTTTTTTTTATTTCAATGGGCCATTGTGCTATCTAAAGCCCGATGCTGAAGGGGGAATTGCCGTCAGTTTTATGAAAGGGTACTTGATGGATCAGACCGAATTTCCGCTACTTGAACAGCAAGGCAGAAAACAAGTGAGGTCAATACTCCTTCAATCTGTAGAAGAAATCGCATCGTCGAATTTAGAAATTTATTTGCAGGTGGCAATGTCCCTAAATGCTGAAAAATAA
- a CDS encoding patatin-like phospholipase family protein codes for MSLSNKNILVSLLMILGCLCSQRTMAQVSKQKLHRPKVGVVLSGGGAKGLAHVGVLKVLEEAGIPVDYIAGNSMGSIVGALYAMGYSADALDSLARVTPWTKILADQIDRTNLNIEERENYYRTFIQLNFDKNGVQLPGGLVAGQSVTNLLNELCVPVYNIQDWSKLPIPFKCVATDIVTGKAVVLDHGYLPDALRASMSIPSFFTPVELDGKLLVDGLVINNYPVDVLKEMGADIIIGADVHGELAKKKDLNSMFAVLNQSMSFYGEQNYLKNKHMVDLNIRPNLGKLGPSDFDQVDSLITLGTKAAEYYLDDLYMLGDSLKEFKDYQIKQHHQLQAPHLKVNNVEFIGAKKVSKRRVKDQRIIHKGDSINFQTLKANVDRLYASGFYNKVSYKVLPSADSSSADIQFDTEPAVPGTIGIGVHYDPDFGPAILFQAGYNNLLTRDSRMNLAVKISKNLRIKSEYWWYGQKNIDYSFGLDFDQFRQTFQFQALLNEYIINSFTVDLTAHGKLSNDVLISAGPIVDFLSRTSTFEKELGVKDSTNGVYVGGKMVLLRDNLDQPHYPHRGSRVRADFRLTKYLGNQPINLLMNVKAEKAFPLSHNGTLILNGMIHVNSTEVVPAAYFALLGGRGDNFKLPGIHSLNGFHAGDHRLAAPNALMANVTYQQKLFKKNYLQIHFDAAKVERTRSQLFHITDLSTATSLTYGYNSFIGPIEFTGSYNSQHRFLAYLNIGFWI; via the coding sequence ATGTCTCTTTCAAATAAAAATATACTTGTATCCCTGTTGATGATCCTCGGCTGCTTATGCTCCCAGCGCACGATGGCTCAGGTCAGTAAACAGAAACTTCACCGACCAAAAGTTGGCGTCGTTCTTTCAGGAGGAGGAGCGAAAGGATTAGCGCATGTTGGAGTATTGAAGGTTTTGGAGGAGGCTGGCATTCCTGTAGATTATATTGCGGGAAACAGTATGGGCTCAATTGTAGGCGCATTATATGCTATGGGGTATTCCGCTGATGCCTTAGATTCCCTCGCACGGGTAACACCATGGACTAAAATCCTGGCGGATCAGATCGACCGAACCAACCTCAACATTGAGGAGCGAGAGAACTATTACCGCACCTTCATTCAATTAAATTTTGACAAAAATGGGGTTCAACTTCCTGGAGGACTGGTCGCGGGACAAAGTGTGACCAATTTGCTGAATGAGCTTTGCGTCCCTGTCTATAATATACAAGACTGGAGTAAATTACCCATCCCCTTTAAATGTGTCGCCACTGATATTGTAACTGGTAAGGCCGTCGTGCTTGATCATGGATATTTACCTGATGCATTGCGGGCCAGTATGTCGATACCAAGCTTTTTCACCCCTGTTGAACTGGATGGAAAACTGTTGGTCGATGGCTTGGTTATTAATAACTACCCCGTGGATGTGCTGAAGGAAATGGGGGCTGACATTATCATTGGAGCGGATGTTCATGGAGAATTGGCCAAAAAGAAAGATCTGAACAGTATGTTTGCGGTCCTTAACCAGAGTATGTCTTTTTACGGGGAGCAAAACTACCTGAAAAACAAACACATGGTGGATTTAAATATCCGACCGAATTTGGGTAAACTTGGCCCGAGTGATTTTGATCAGGTCGATTCTCTGATCACCCTCGGAACAAAAGCCGCAGAATATTACCTTGATGATTTGTATATGCTCGGCGATTCTCTGAAAGAATTCAAAGATTATCAAATAAAGCAACATCATCAGCTTCAGGCTCCGCATCTTAAAGTCAATAATGTGGAGTTTATCGGTGCTAAAAAAGTTTCCAAAAGGCGGGTGAAAGATCAAAGAATCATTCACAAGGGCGACAGCATCAATTTTCAAACCTTAAAAGCCAACGTTGACCGTTTGTACGCTTCGGGCTTTTACAACAAGGTATCCTACAAAGTATTGCCTTCGGCAGATTCCAGTTCCGCAGATATTCAATTTGATACTGAGCCCGCTGTTCCAGGCACCATCGGCATAGGTGTTCATTATGATCCTGATTTTGGTCCAGCGATCCTTTTTCAGGCGGGCTATAATAATTTACTGACACGGGATAGCCGTATGAACCTCGCCGTTAAGATTTCCAAAAATCTAAGGATAAAATCAGAATACTGGTGGTATGGCCAAAAAAATATTGACTATTCTTTTGGGCTTGACTTCGACCAGTTCAGGCAAACATTTCAGTTTCAGGCTTTATTAAATGAATATATTATTAATTCATTCACCGTTGACCTGACCGCACACGGAAAGCTTTCCAACGATGTACTCATAAGCGCGGGACCAATCGTGGACTTTTTATCAAGAACCAGTACTTTTGAGAAAGAACTCGGGGTAAAAGATTCTACCAATGGTGTATATGTTGGCGGAAAAATGGTTTTGCTCAGGGATAACCTCGATCAGCCGCATTATCCGCATCGGGGGAGCCGAGTGAGGGCCGATTTCAGACTGACCAAATATCTCGGCAATCAGCCAATCAATCTGTTGATGAATGTGAAAGCTGAAAAAGCCTTTCCGCTGTCACATAATGGTACATTAATTTTAAATGGGATGATTCATGTTAACAGCACTGAAGTGGTTCCTGCGGCCTACTTCGCACTGTTGGGTGGACGAGGCGATAATTTTAAATTGCCTGGTATTCATTCACTGAACGGTTTCCATGCAGGTGATCATCGGCTTGCGGCCCCCAATGCCCTGATGGCTAATGTTACTTATCAGCAAAAACTGTTTAAGAAAAATTACTTGCAGATTCATTTTGATGCGGCAAAAGTAGAGCGAACCCGCTCGCAGCTTTTCCACATTACCGACCTGAGCACCGCAACCTCACTGACTTATGGCTACAATTCGTTTATTGGCCCAATTGAATTTACTGGAAGCTATAATTCTCAGCACCGCTTCCTGGCCTATCTTAACATTGGATTCTGGATATAG
- the aceB gene encoding malate synthase A, with amino-acid sequence MTNHTKSVTTLLKNHPAQAAILTEEALQFLSELHHHFEVKRQHLLEQRKNHQHKISQGVLPNFDPITKGIRMGNWQVAPLPVDLLERRVEITGPVHRKMVINALNSGADVFMADFEDSTSPTWENMIDGQANLRDANARQVDFIDPVSQKSYELNEKTATLFVRPRGLHLDEKHLLINGQKISGALFDFGLYFFHNHQLVKNRGTGPYFYLPKLEHYLEARWWNEVFDFAQDYMAVPSGTIKATVLIETITASFMMDEILFELRTHSAGLNCGRWDYIFSYIKKLQGHADFLVPDRELVGMNMPFMKAYSDLLIKTCHKRNVHAMGGMAAQIPIKNDEHAHGKAMDKVQKDKLREAKAGHDGTWVAHPGLIPVAREAFDQHMKRMNNLHIERGDVKVSDEHLLEVPNGKITFEGMVKNIDVGVQYLAAWLAGNGCVPIYNLMEDAATAEISRTQLWQWLHHPTALLSDGRKVEWAVYEQATLEAKERIREIHGADCFEKENFALAAKLFDQMTKADQLEDFLTSVAYEYL; translated from the coding sequence ATGACTAACCATACCAAATCCGTTACTACCCTTTTGAAGAATCACCCCGCACAGGCCGCAATCCTAACCGAGGAAGCCCTACAGTTTTTGTCCGAACTGCATCATCATTTTGAAGTGAAAAGACAACACCTATTAGAGCAGCGAAAAAATCATCAGCATAAAATTAGCCAAGGTGTTTTACCAAATTTTGACCCAATAACAAAAGGTATCCGAATGGGTAATTGGCAGGTAGCGCCATTACCTGTTGATTTACTCGAACGGCGGGTTGAAATTACGGGGCCTGTTCATCGTAAAATGGTGATTAATGCCTTGAACTCAGGTGCCGACGTATTTATGGCAGACTTTGAAGATTCCACCTCACCTACCTGGGAGAACATGATCGATGGGCAGGCTAATCTTCGCGATGCGAATGCTCGGCAGGTAGATTTTATCGATCCTGTTTCTCAAAAATCTTATGAACTCAACGAAAAAACCGCCACCCTCTTCGTTCGGCCACGAGGCTTGCATCTTGATGAGAAGCATTTGTTGATCAATGGTCAGAAAATCTCTGGGGCACTTTTTGACTTCGGCCTTTACTTTTTTCACAATCACCAACTGGTAAAAAACAGAGGAACGGGTCCTTATTTTTACCTTCCAAAATTGGAACATTATCTGGAGGCGCGCTGGTGGAATGAGGTTTTTGACTTTGCTCAGGATTATATGGCAGTGCCAAGTGGAACCATCAAGGCTACGGTTCTGATCGAAACGATTACAGCCTCTTTTATGATGGATGAAATTCTTTTTGAGCTTCGTACGCATAGCGCTGGTCTTAATTGCGGACGTTGGGATTATATTTTTTCCTATATCAAAAAACTGCAAGGACATGCTGATTTTTTAGTACCTGACCGAGAGCTGGTAGGTATGAATATGCCTTTCATGAAAGCTTATTCTGATTTGTTGATCAAGACCTGTCACAAGCGAAATGTGCACGCAATGGGCGGTATGGCTGCACAAATCCCCATTAAAAATGATGAACATGCTCATGGAAAGGCAATGGATAAAGTGCAAAAGGATAAGCTGCGAGAAGCCAAAGCTGGTCATGACGGGACCTGGGTGGCGCATCCTGGGCTAATTCCTGTAGCTCGGGAAGCATTTGATCAACACATGAAAAGAATGAACAACCTGCACATTGAGCGTGGAGATGTGAAAGTGAGTGATGAGCACTTGCTGGAAGTGCCCAATGGCAAAATCACTTTTGAAGGAATGGTGAAAAATATCGATGTGGGGGTCCAATACCTTGCTGCCTGGCTTGCGGGTAATGGTTGTGTTCCGATTTACAATTTAATGGAAGATGCCGCTACCGCTGAAATCAGCCGTACCCAGCTTTGGCAATGGCTGCATCACCCCACTGCATTATTATCTGACGGGCGGAAAGTGGAATGGGCGGTTTATGAACAGGCCACTTTAGAAGCGAAAGAAAGAATCCGTGAGATTCATGGGGCGGACTGTTTCGAAAAAGAAAATTTCGCTCTCGCAGCCAAACTATTTGACCAAATGACAAAGGCTGATCAGCTTGAAGATTTCCTCACTTCAGTGGCTTATGAATATTTGTAA
- the aceA gene encoding isocitrate lyase: MTKQERITRLINEWKTNSRWNGVKRPYSAEEVINLQGSIVPENSLAKWGAEKFWQKLNSQDFVAGLGALTGNQAIQEVEAGLDAIYLSGWQVAADANLAGEMYPDQSLYPVNSVPMVVKRINSALRRADQIQFIHGGEIDYQVPIIADAEAGFGGNLNAFELMKSMIDAGASGVHFEDQLSSAKKCGHLGGKVLVPTQEAINKLVAARLAADVMGTETIIIARTDADAANLLTSDIDARDHEFITGERSTEGFFYVKNGLEQGIARGLAYAPYCDLIWLETSKPDIKQAKAFAEAIHAKYPGKMLAYNCSPSFNWAANLTRAEMATFREQLADLGYKFQFITLAGFHALNTSMFELSKAYQQRGMAGYSELQEKEFALQSEEGFRAVKHQSFVGTTYFDAVQNTVTQGLAVTTAMNGSTEQEQF; encoded by the coding sequence ATGACAAAGCAAGAAAGAATCACCCGATTGATTAATGAATGGAAAACAAATTCACGTTGGAATGGCGTAAAAAGACCCTATTCAGCAGAAGAAGTGATTAACTTACAAGGATCTATTGTACCTGAGAACAGCCTTGCGAAATGGGGGGCGGAAAAATTCTGGCAGAAATTGAATAGTCAGGATTTTGTCGCTGGATTGGGCGCTTTAACTGGTAATCAGGCAATTCAGGAAGTGGAAGCGGGTCTTGATGCTATTTATCTTTCGGGCTGGCAGGTGGCTGCTGATGCAAACCTGGCGGGGGAAATGTATCCCGATCAAAGTTTGTACCCTGTAAACTCTGTGCCGATGGTGGTAAAACGGATTAACAGTGCATTGCGTCGGGCAGATCAGATTCAGTTTATTCATGGTGGGGAAATTGATTATCAAGTGCCAATAATTGCCGATGCCGAGGCGGGTTTTGGAGGAAACTTGAATGCTTTTGAATTGATGAAATCCATGATTGACGCAGGGGCTTCGGGGGTGCATTTTGAAGATCAGTTGTCATCAGCAAAAAAATGTGGACACCTCGGTGGGAAAGTTTTGGTTCCTACTCAGGAAGCCATTAATAAGTTGGTGGCTGCGCGTCTTGCCGCTGATGTTATGGGAACAGAAACCATCATTATTGCCAGAACAGATGCCGATGCAGCGAATTTATTAACTTCAGATATTGATGCACGTGACCATGAATTTATTACTGGAGAGCGCAGTACAGAGGGCTTTTTCTATGTAAAAAATGGCTTGGAGCAAGGGATTGCCCGTGGGCTGGCTTATGCGCCTTATTGTGATTTGATTTGGCTGGAAACCTCGAAGCCCGACATCAAGCAGGCTAAAGCTTTTGCGGAGGCCATCCATGCGAAGTACCCTGGAAAAATGCTGGCCTATAATTGTAGCCCGTCTTTTAACTGGGCAGCAAACTTGACGCGCGCTGAAATGGCGACTTTTCGGGAACAGCTTGCGGACTTGGGTTATAAATTTCAATTCATCACCCTGGCAGGCTTTCACGCCCTAAATACCTCTATGTTCGAACTTTCCAAAGCTTATCAACAGCGTGGGATGGCGGGCTATTCTGAATTGCAGGAAAAGGAATTCGCTTTACAAAGTGAAGAAGGCTTCCGCGCGGTGAAACATCAGTCGTTTGTAGGCACAACTTATTTTGATGCGGTTCAAAATACCGTAACGCAAGGCCTGGCTGTAACCACCGCCATGAATGGTTCCACAGAGCAGGAGCAATTTTAA
- a CDS encoding glutamine amidotransferase-related protein has protein sequence MVIIIDCGSVSVPDIVREVRRFRSKMMMVGLQEFEADQMPDHDALIISGTNMNFTDGEFEALREKFAFLMTSDMPTLGIGGGMQIIGQSYRAQIYKGVCERDYTTMTRHTDHAILSHFSYQFDMKTNHCEGITLPAGFQKVASSRNYEVEAIAHHFRPIYGVMFNPELSGTLGTAIFKNFFNLANSYIQNPMLR, from the coding sequence ATGGTAATAATTATTGACTGCGGAAGTGTATCGGTGCCTGATATTGTGAGGGAAGTCAGGCGGTTTAGAAGTAAAATGATGATGGTGGGTTTACAGGAATTTGAGGCCGATCAGATGCCCGACCATGATGCTTTGATCATTTCTGGCACAAACATGAATTTTACCGATGGGGAGTTTGAAGCTCTCCGCGAAAAGTTTGCTTTTCTAATGACCTCCGACATGCCCACTTTGGGAATCGGCGGAGGCATGCAAATTATTGGGCAGAGTTATCGTGCTCAAATTTACAAAGGAGTCTGTGAAAGGGACTATACAACCATGACGAGGCATACCGATCACGCTATTCTTTCTCATTTTTCCTATCAATTCGACATGAAAACCAATCATTGCGAAGGGATTACCCTACCCGCAGGTTTTCAGAAAGTTGCTTCAAGCAGAAATTATGAAGTAGAAGCCATTGCGCACCATTTCAGGCCAATTTACGGCGTGATGTTTAACCCTGAACTCTCGGGAACCCTGGGGACAGCCATTTTTAAAAACTTCTTCAATTTAGCGAACAGCTATATCCAGAATCCAATGTTAAGATAG
- a CDS encoding helix-turn-helix domain-containing protein — protein sequence MIVNISEEGIKIILGLKVREYRTNLGLSLTELAKQTGLSISYLNEIEKGKKYPKTKKLMDLASGLGVSYDDLVGLRLSKKMEPIGTLLNSNVLENLPLEMLGLELNKLVEIIASAPTKINAFISTLIKISRRYNMSEEDFNLAALRSYLEMHENHFDSIERDVEIFMHKHQIKVTDKVSFHQLATILHKDYGILINDDKLSHFEELKNLRSVMVDGERPTLYINADLSESQKIFVIGRELGYRFLDIQEREYTYSSIETGSFEQVLNNHKVTYFSGALIMNRESLMQDLEAFAQNERWNPEAFTKLMNQYTYSSETFMHRLTTLIPTYWGINNLFYLRFYHNPENKQYSVTKELHFSRHHTAHAIENGEHYCRRWSSIRIFDEYQELKDKGQAPDAHFMVQRSQYQDSGEEYFVISLVRPSSVGEDAEVSVSIGFTFNDVFRERFNFWDDQNIPIYTVNETCERCSMKTCKERASKPIVLEKAIAKAKIIGQLSALKNI from the coding sequence ATGATCGTGAATATTAGTGAAGAAGGAATCAAAATAATTCTCGGCCTGAAGGTCAGAGAATACCGCACCAATTTGGGTCTTTCCCTTACTGAACTTGCCAAGCAAACGGGACTGAGCATTTCTTACCTGAATGAAATCGAAAAAGGAAAAAAGTATCCTAAGACCAAAAAACTGATGGACTTAGCCTCTGGTCTTGGTGTTTCCTATGACGATCTGGTGGGTTTAAGACTCAGTAAAAAAATGGAGCCTATCGGCACTTTGCTCAACTCCAATGTGCTGGAAAACCTACCATTGGAAATGCTTGGACTGGAGCTGAATAAACTGGTAGAAATCATTGCCTCTGCGCCAACAAAAATTAATGCCTTTATTTCCACCCTGATTAAAATTTCGAGACGATATAATATGAGTGAGGAGGATTTTAACCTCGCTGCTTTGCGTTCCTATCTTGAAATGCATGAGAATCACTTCGATTCCATTGAAAGGGATGTTGAAATATTTATGCATAAGCATCAAATCAAGGTGACTGATAAAGTTTCGTTTCATCAGTTGGCCACCATCCTGCATAAAGATTATGGCATTCTGATCAATGATGACAAACTGAGCCACTTTGAAGAATTGAAAAACTTACGCTCTGTAATGGTGGACGGTGAACGACCAACCTTATATATCAATGCAGACCTCAGTGAGTCCCAAAAAATCTTTGTTATTGGTCGTGAACTTGGCTATCGGTTCCTGGATATTCAAGAACGCGAATATACCTACTCTTCGATAGAAACAGGCTCTTTTGAACAGGTACTGAACAACCATAAAGTAACTTATTTCTCAGGGGCATTAATCATGAATCGAGAAAGCCTTATGCAGGACCTTGAGGCATTTGCCCAAAATGAACGATGGAACCCTGAGGCGTTCACCAAACTGATGAATCAGTACACCTATTCCTCGGAAACTTTCATGCATCGGCTAACCACCTTGATTCCGACCTATTGGGGTATTAATAACCTTTTCTACCTGCGCTTTTACCATAATCCCGAAAATAAGCAATATTCTGTGACGAAGGAGTTGCATTTCTCGCGGCATCATACGGCACATGCGATTGAAAATGGCGAGCACTATTGTCGACGTTGGAGCTCCATCCGTATTTTCGACGAATATCAGGAATTAAAGGATAAAGGTCAGGCACCCGACGCTCATTTCATGGTTCAGCGCTCTCAATACCAAGACTCAGGGGAAGAATATTTCGTTATATCACTTGTAAGGCCGTCGAGTGTTGGTGAGGATGCAGAAGTAAGTGTCAGTATAGGTTTTACCTTCAATGATGTGTTTCGCGAGCGATTCAACTTTTGGGATGACCAAAACATCCCTATATACACAGTGAATGAGACCTGCGAACGTTGCTCCATGAAAACCTGCAAAGAGCGCGCTTCCAAACCTATAGTATTAGAAAAAGCCATTGCCAAAGCCAAAATCATCGGTCAGTTATCTGCCTTGAAAAATATTTGA
- a CDS encoding S41 family peptidase translates to MFKKSLLLLLLIPFAFSCSDPFEDANNANIVDTDKGQDNIFDYVNSIMHDEYLWSEMSPSVSNPQRYSTPEALLEALRYRDDRFSFISEEFNSSNARISEENNFEIEVGSGLIIIATPNYDAFYIMNATEGTPAYNAGVRRGDQILTINGNPIDRQNYGILYSQTQGTPIQLTVKRGTQDLNFSFNIARINADFVGPVTVFDDGQGHKTGYINFESFKTVAEEPLKAAFRRFEAEGVNNLILDLRFNGGGLVSLSAKLAAMIYPQATSSDVFLKQTYNDKYANENRNTLFNPQNINNNFQKVAIIQDAYTASASETIIFCLRPYLGNKLLSFGTESVGKDVGSVLFNKFGYNFFPIVFRITNKDNEGDYAQGLAPDIEIGESVFNLQNFPLGTRNEAKISAALNWIENGQVSNLRTKASEQLILGKYPYTTNLIDQ, encoded by the coding sequence ATGTTTAAGAAATCACTTTTACTCCTACTCTTAATACCCTTCGCCTTTTCGTGTTCCGACCCCTTTGAAGATGCCAACAATGCTAACATCGTTGACACAGATAAGGGTCAAGACAATATATTCGATTACGTCAATAGTATTATGCATGACGAATACCTATGGTCTGAAATGAGCCCATCGGTATCGAACCCACAAAGGTATTCCACCCCCGAAGCCCTTTTAGAAGCGCTAAGGTACAGAGATGACCGCTTCAGTTTTATCAGCGAGGAGTTTAATAGCAGCAATGCCCGCATTTCAGAAGAGAACAATTTTGAAATTGAAGTGGGTTCTGGGTTAATCATTATTGCGACCCCAAACTACGATGCTTTCTATATTATGAATGCAACAGAGGGAACCCCAGCCTATAATGCAGGAGTGCGCCGAGGAGATCAAATTCTTACCATCAACGGCAACCCGATTGACCGTCAGAATTATGGTATCCTTTATTCTCAGACTCAGGGTACACCAATTCAACTTACCGTTAAAAGAGGAACTCAAGATCTTAATTTCAGTTTTAACATCGCCCGTATCAATGCAGATTTTGTAGGCCCTGTTACTGTATTTGACGATGGGCAGGGTCACAAAACGGGATACATTAATTTTGAAAGTTTTAAAACTGTAGCCGAAGAACCCTTAAAAGCCGCTTTCAGAAGATTTGAAGCTGAAGGGGTGAACAATCTTATTTTGGATCTCAGGTTTAATGGAGGAGGACTGGTGTCATTAAGTGCCAAACTTGCCGCCATGATTTATCCGCAGGCTACAAGTAGCGATGTCTTTCTAAAACAGACCTACAACGATAAATATGCTAACGAGAACCGAAATACCCTCTTCAATCCACAAAACATCAACAACAATTTTCAGAAAGTCGCCATTATTCAGGATGCTTATACCGCATCAGCCAGTGAAACCATCATTTTCTGTCTTCGCCCCTATTTGGGGAATAAGCTGTTAAGTTTCGGTACTGAATCAGTAGGTAAGGACGTAGGCTCGGTGTTATTCAATAAGTTCGGCTACAATTTCTTCCCGATTGTATTCAGGATTACCAATAAAGACAATGAAGGCGATTATGCCCAAGGCTTAGCGCCTGATATTGAAATTGGGGAGTCGGTATTTAACCTTCAAAACTTTCCATTAGGCACAAGAAATGAAGCAAAAATATCTGCGGCATTAAACTGGATCGAAAATGGGCAAGTCAGTAACCTGAGAACTAAAGCATCAGAGCAATTAATCCTGGGTAAATATCCTTATACCACCAATTTAATAGATCAGTAA